In Streptomyces sp. NBC_00569, a single genomic region encodes these proteins:
- a CDS encoding aromatic ring-hydroxylating dioxygenase subunit alpha — protein MPHTTAFARNQWYVAAYGTEVGRELLARTVLGEPIAFYRTEDTGEVVALADRCVHRRFPLSHSRLDGDRVVCGYHGFTYDTTGTCVYVPGQKRIPRTARVSSYPVAELDSFVWVWIGDPALADRTTIPRAPHLADSAHWTSVGGMEPIDAAYGLLVDNLMDLSHETYLHGGYIGTPEVADTPMTTEVDEGAGIVRVSRHMDDAECPPFYADSTGIKGRITRWQDIEYHAPCLYLLHSRIAPQGVLPNPDGTDPDAFHVEITYAITPSTPDQVYDFWAVSRDFGHGDEEMSTFLRDFNHEVVMQDVNALNLLQKTLESEPAGYQELSINIDTGGLAARRILSRLAAAGDRAAAPDNVAR, from the coding sequence ATGCCTCACACGACCGCCTTCGCCAGGAACCAGTGGTATGTAGCGGCGTACGGGACGGAGGTCGGGCGGGAGCTGCTCGCCCGCACCGTCCTCGGCGAACCGATCGCCTTCTACCGGACCGAGGACACGGGCGAGGTCGTCGCCCTGGCGGACCGCTGCGTGCACCGCCGCTTCCCGCTCTCGCACAGCCGACTCGACGGCGACAGGGTGGTCTGCGGCTACCACGGCTTCACCTACGACACGACCGGCACCTGCGTGTACGTCCCCGGGCAGAAGCGCATCCCCCGTACCGCCAGGGTGAGTTCGTACCCCGTGGCCGAGCTGGACTCCTTCGTGTGGGTGTGGATCGGCGACCCGGCGCTCGCGGACCGGACGACGATCCCGCGGGCCCCGCACCTGGCCGACTCCGCGCACTGGACGTCGGTCGGCGGGATGGAGCCCATCGACGCCGCCTACGGCCTGCTGGTCGACAACCTGATGGACCTCTCTCACGAGACGTATCTGCACGGCGGCTACATCGGCACGCCCGAGGTCGCCGACACCCCCATGACGACCGAGGTCGACGAGGGCGCGGGCATCGTCCGCGTCAGCCGGCACATGGACGACGCCGAGTGTCCGCCGTTCTACGCCGACTCCACCGGCATCAAGGGCCGTATCACCCGCTGGCAGGACATCGAGTACCACGCCCCCTGTCTGTACCTGCTGCACAGCCGCATCGCCCCGCAGGGCGTCCTGCCGAACCCGGACGGCACCGACCCGGACGCCTTCCACGTCGAGATCACCTACGCGATCACACCGTCCACGCCGGACCAGGTCTACGACTTCTGGGCCGTCTCCCGCGACTTCGGCCACGGCGACGAGGAGATGTCCACGTTCCTGCGCGACTTCAACCACGAGGTGGTCATGCAGGACGTGAACGCGCTGAACCTGCTCCAGAAGACCCTGGAGAGCGAGCCCGCCGGCTACCAGGAACTCAGTATCAACATCGACACGGGAGGCCTCGCCGCCCGCCGGATCCTGTCCCGCCTCGCCGCCGCGGGCGACCGGGCCGCGGCCCCCGACAACGTCGCGCGATGA
- a CDS encoding PDR/VanB family oxidoreductase: protein MTPPHEADLVVTARTEEAAGVVSLTLRHPEAEPLPSWEPGAHVDLVLTDGLVRPYSLCGDPDDRTAWTVAVLHEPRGRGGSAYVHEKLTPGTVVRVRGPRNHFPLHEAPVYRFVAGGIGITPILPMVAAAEAAGAEWSLLYGGRTRASMAFLGQLAAYGPKVRVAPEDETGLLDLDGYLGPPDTDGDDTLVYCCGPGPLLDAVEARGAAYTERFRPAQDGPDGAGGTDHAFVVELRRSGRTLTVPPGRSILHTVQEAGVEVLYSCAEGTCGTCETDIVEGAADHRDSVLSAEERAAGETLMICVSRCLGPRLVLDM from the coding sequence GTGACCCCGCCCCACGAAGCCGACCTCGTCGTCACCGCGCGGACCGAAGAGGCCGCCGGTGTCGTGTCCTTGACGCTCCGCCACCCGGAGGCGGAGCCGCTGCCCTCCTGGGAGCCGGGCGCCCACGTGGACCTGGTCCTCACCGACGGCCTGGTCCGCCCGTACTCGTTGTGCGGCGACCCCGACGACCGCACCGCCTGGACCGTCGCCGTCCTCCACGAACCGCGCGGACGCGGCGGATCGGCGTACGTGCACGAGAAGCTGACCCCTGGCACGGTCGTACGCGTCCGGGGGCCACGCAACCACTTCCCGCTCCACGAGGCACCGGTCTACCGCTTCGTGGCGGGCGGCATCGGGATCACCCCGATCCTTCCGATGGTGGCCGCCGCCGAGGCGGCGGGCGCCGAGTGGAGCCTGCTGTACGGCGGCCGGACACGCGCCTCGATGGCGTTCCTCGGCCAACTCGCCGCCTACGGCCCGAAGGTGCGCGTCGCGCCGGAGGACGAGACGGGCCTCCTCGACCTCGACGGTTATCTCGGCCCGCCGGACACGGACGGCGACGACACCCTGGTCTACTGCTGCGGTCCGGGACCGCTCCTCGACGCCGTCGAGGCCCGGGGCGCCGCGTACACCGAGCGTTTCCGGCCGGCGCAGGACGGACCGGACGGCGCCGGCGGCACGGACCACGCCTTCGTGGTGGAGCTGCGGCGCTCCGGCCGCACCCTGACCGTGCCGCCCGGCCGCAGCATCCTGCACACGGTGCAGGAGGCCGGGGTCGAGGTGCTGTACTCCTGCGCGGAAGGCACCTGCGGGACCTGCGAGACCGACATCGTGGAGGGCGCGGCGGACCACCGGGACTCGGTGCTCAGCGCCGAGGAGCGGGCGGCGGGCGAGACGCTGATGATCTGCGTCTCGCGCTGCCTGGGCCCGCGCCTCGTCCTCGACATGTGA
- a CDS encoding ABC transporter substrate-binding protein has translation MRRMSRPAAVAAAVTLLLTGCSSGGTADDGKITLEFQSLAWQKESVDANKQLVKEWNAAHPDIQVKYVQGSWDSVHDQLLTSFEGGEAPDVIHDASDDLADFAYGGYLADLRDLLPDRLKSDIPQHSWETATFGDGVYGVPFLQEPRVLIANAKILDAAGVRIPTPEKPWSWEEFRAVTKKLSGDKKFGVAWPLKEPVSATLNLSLSAGGRMFHRGADGKVTVRFDAADQVAPRTVHDQVNTDASASGATLGMGGSDTLPGFFAGKYAMVPLGFSYRQQIVQQAPKGFDWKVLPAPAGRDGLAQGVSPQTLSVAEDSPHKKEAAQFIDFLLRPPNMVRLALGDWMLPTGTEALKDPALHTEKNDWATGTALAGDLRSAPAQSVRGYAEWKDKVATPALQEYYSGSIGLGELRKRLVKDGNLVLARYQR, from the coding sequence ATGAGGCGCATGTCCCGGCCGGCCGCCGTCGCCGCGGCCGTGACCCTGCTGCTCACCGGCTGTTCGTCCGGCGGGACGGCCGACGACGGCAAGATCACTCTGGAGTTCCAGTCCCTCGCCTGGCAGAAGGAGTCCGTCGACGCCAACAAGCAGCTCGTGAAGGAGTGGAACGCGGCCCACCCGGACATCCAGGTCAAGTACGTCCAGGGCAGCTGGGACAGCGTCCACGACCAGCTGCTCACCTCCTTCGAGGGAGGGGAGGCGCCCGACGTCATCCACGACGCCTCCGACGACCTCGCGGACTTCGCGTACGGCGGCTACCTCGCCGACCTGCGGGACCTGCTGCCCGACCGCCTCAAGTCCGACATCCCGCAGCACAGTTGGGAGACGGCGACCTTCGGTGACGGCGTCTACGGCGTGCCGTTCCTCCAGGAGCCGCGCGTCCTCATCGCCAACGCGAAGATCCTCGACGCGGCGGGTGTACGCATCCCGACGCCCGAGAAGCCCTGGTCCTGGGAGGAGTTCAGGGCCGTCACGAAGAAGCTGAGCGGCGACAAGAAGTTCGGTGTCGCGTGGCCGCTGAAGGAGCCCGTCTCGGCGACCCTCAACCTCTCCCTCTCGGCCGGCGGACGCATGTTCCACCGCGGCGCCGACGGCAAGGTGACGGTCCGCTTCGACGCCGCGGACCAGGTCGCGCCCCGCACGGTCCACGATCAGGTCAACACCGACGCCAGCGCCTCGGGCGCGACGCTCGGCATGGGCGGCTCGGACACGCTTCCCGGCTTCTTCGCGGGCAAGTACGCGATGGTCCCGCTCGGGTTCTCCTACCGCCAGCAGATCGTCCAGCAGGCGCCCAAGGGATTCGACTGGAAGGTGCTCCCGGCGCCTGCGGGCCGTGACGGGCTCGCTCAGGGCGTCTCCCCGCAGACCCTGTCTGTCGCCGAGGACAGCCCGCACAAGAAGGAGGCGGCGCAGTTCATCGACTTCCTGCTGAGGCCGCCCAACATGGTGCGCCTCGCACTCGGCGACTGGATGCTGCCCACCGGCACCGAGGCGCTGAAGGACCCGGCCCTGCACACGGAGAAGAACGACTGGGCGACCGGCACGGCCCTCGCCGGTGACCTCCGCTCGGCCCCGGCGCAGTCGGTGCGCGGCTACGCGGAGTGGAAGGACAAGGTCGCGACGCCCGCCCTCCAGGAGTACTACAGCGGCTCGATCGGCCTCGGTGAACTGCGCAAACGCCTGGTGAAGGACGGAAATCTGGTGCTCGCCAGGTATCAGAGATAG
- a CDS encoding carbohydrate ABC transporter permease: MRPSRPARAGQYLALLAYLVFLAFPFLWLISTAFKPPRELASLHPTWIPKDPTLANFRQAFDEQPLLRAAANSVLVAVCAALIAVVIATPMAYVMARHRSALSRAATGWVVVSQAFPFVLLIIPLFLILKNLHLINSLPGLTMVYVVWSLPFALWMLVGYVRAVPPELEEAAAVDGAGKLRTLVSVTAPLLAPGLVATALFAFITAWNEFFFALVLMKTPERQTLPVVLTHFLGAEGVADLGPLAAAAFLATLPSLVIFALIQRRLTGGMLTGAVKS; this comes from the coding sequence ATCCGGCCGAGCAGGCCGGCGCGCGCGGGCCAGTACCTCGCGCTGCTCGCCTATCTCGTCTTCCTCGCGTTCCCGTTCCTGTGGCTGATCTCCACGGCGTTCAAGCCGCCCCGCGAACTCGCGAGCCTGCACCCCACGTGGATACCCAAGGACCCCACACTCGCCAACTTCCGCCAGGCCTTCGACGAGCAGCCCCTCCTGAGGGCCGCCGCCAACTCCGTGCTCGTGGCGGTCTGCGCGGCCCTGATCGCCGTCGTCATCGCGACCCCGATGGCGTACGTGATGGCCCGCCACCGCTCCGCGCTGTCCCGCGCGGCGACGGGCTGGGTGGTGGTCAGCCAGGCGTTCCCGTTCGTCCTGCTGATCATCCCGCTCTTCCTGATCCTGAAGAACCTGCACCTGATCAACTCGCTGCCCGGCCTGACCATGGTCTACGTCGTGTGGTCGCTGCCCTTCGCGCTGTGGATGCTGGTCGGCTACGTCCGGGCCGTGCCGCCCGAGCTGGAGGAGGCGGCCGCCGTCGACGGAGCCGGAAAGCTGCGCACGCTCGTCTCCGTCACGGCGCCGCTCCTCGCGCCGGGCCTGGTGGCGACGGCCCTGTTCGCGTTCATCACCGCGTGGAACGAGTTCTTCTTCGCGCTGGTCCTGATGAAGACCCCGGAGCGGCAGACGCTGCCGGTGGTCCTGACGCACTTCCTCGGCGCGGAGGGCGTCGCCGACCTCGGGCCACTGGCCGCCGCCGCGTTCCTCGCGACCCTGCCCTCACTGGTGATCTTCGCGCTCATCCAGCGCAGACTCACCGGCGGGATGCTGACCGGGGCGGTGAAGTCATGA
- a CDS encoding carbohydrate ABC transporter permease, with the protein MTLTTATTRPVERASGPPGRGRPADRGAWFLVLPALIPILVLSVGPLLYGIALAFTDSQAGRTEPTQWVGALNFQDLLHDTLFWDSFRIGLLWAVGVTVPQFLLALGLALLLNQNLRFRWLARALAIIPWAMPEVVVGIMWRLVYNPDAGILNETVRDLGLGDGRDWLTGLATALPAVIVVGIWAGMPQTTVALLAGLQNTSPELHEAAALDGAGAWGRFRAVTWPALRPVALAITALNFIWNFNSFALVYVLTNGGPGGRTRLPMLFAYEEAFRYGQFGYAAAMGCVMVAVISVILAFYLVGRLKGGDES; encoded by the coding sequence GTGACCTTGACGACCGCGACGACGCGGCCGGTGGAGCGCGCGTCCGGGCCACCCGGGCGGGGGCGCCCGGCGGACCGCGGCGCCTGGTTCCTGGTCCTGCCCGCCCTCATCCCCATCCTCGTGCTCAGCGTCGGCCCCCTCCTCTACGGCATCGCGCTGGCGTTCACCGACTCGCAGGCGGGACGTACGGAGCCGACCCAGTGGGTGGGCGCACTCAACTTCCAGGACCTGCTGCACGACACGCTGTTCTGGGACTCGTTCCGGATCGGCCTGCTGTGGGCGGTCGGGGTGACCGTCCCACAGTTCCTGCTCGCGCTGGGCCTCGCGCTCCTGCTCAACCAGAACCTCCGCTTCCGCTGGCTGGCGCGGGCGCTCGCGATCATTCCCTGGGCGATGCCCGAGGTGGTCGTCGGCATCATGTGGCGCCTCGTCTACAACCCGGACGCGGGCATCCTCAACGAGACCGTCCGCGACCTCGGCCTCGGTGACGGGCGCGACTGGCTCACCGGTCTGGCGACCGCGCTGCCCGCGGTGATCGTCGTCGGCATCTGGGCGGGCATGCCGCAGACCACCGTCGCCCTGCTCGCCGGACTCCAGAACACCTCGCCCGAACTCCACGAGGCCGCCGCGCTCGACGGCGCGGGCGCCTGGGGCCGCTTCCGCGCGGTGACGTGGCCCGCGCTCAGGCCGGTCGCCCTCGCCATCACCGCGCTCAACTTCATCTGGAACTTCAACTCGTTCGCCCTGGTCTACGTCCTGACCAACGGCGGCCCGGGCGGCCGGACCCGGCTGCCCATGCTCTTCGCCTACGAAGAGGCCTTCCGCTACGGCCAGTTCGGCTACGCGGCGGCGATGGGCTGCGTGATGGTCGCGGTCATCTCGGTCATCCTCGCCTTCTACCTCGTGGGCCGGCTCAAGGGAGGCGACGAGAGTTGA
- a CDS encoding phosphotransferase enzyme family protein: protein MDEAQARKVLAAAGLPGGQRDGGQEAELLALGENAVFALGDLVVKVGRDPELLERARHELTVAGWLAGQGVPAVRAAEPEPLLVDGHPVTLWHRVPAALRPAEPRDLAELLRLVHALPAPPFTLPRRELLGGVERWLRLAGDAIDPADAAYLRERRDGFADAAAALVPRLTPGPIHGDALPRNVHIGADGPVLVDLETFSCDLREHDLVVMALSRDRYGLDPEAYDAFTRTYGWDVREWDGCAVLRGARETASCAWVAQHAPANPKALAEFERRVASLRDGNPAVRWYPF, encoded by the coding sequence ATGGACGAGGCGCAGGCGCGGAAGGTGCTCGCTGCGGCGGGGCTCCCCGGCGGGCAGCGGGACGGCGGGCAGGAGGCCGAGCTGCTGGCGCTCGGTGAGAACGCCGTGTTCGCGCTCGGTGACCTCGTGGTCAAGGTGGGCCGCGACCCCGAACTCCTGGAGCGGGCGCGGCACGAGCTCACCGTCGCGGGCTGGCTCGCCGGCCAGGGAGTGCCGGCCGTGCGCGCCGCCGAGCCGGAGCCGCTCCTCGTGGACGGCCACCCGGTGACACTGTGGCACCGCGTTCCGGCCGCGCTGCGCCCCGCCGAACCGCGCGACCTGGCCGAGCTGCTCCGCCTCGTGCACGCCCTGCCCGCCCCACCCTTCACGCTGCCGCGCCGCGAGCTGCTCGGCGGCGTCGAGCGGTGGCTGCGGCTCGCGGGCGACGCGATCGACCCGGCCGACGCGGCGTACCTGCGTGAACGGCGCGACGGCTTCGCGGACGCGGCGGCGGCGCTCGTCCCGCGTCTGACGCCGGGACCGATCCACGGGGACGCGCTGCCGCGCAACGTGCACATCGGCGCCGACGGGCCCGTCCTCGTCGACCTGGAGACGTTCTCCTGCGACCTGCGCGAGCACGACCTGGTCGTCATGGCGCTCTCCCGCGACCGGTACGGCCTCGACCCCGAGGCGTACGACGCGTTCACGCGGACGTACGGCTGGGACGTGCGGGAATGGGACGGGTGCGCCGTGCTGCGCGGCGCGCGCGAGACGGCGAGCTGCGCGTGGGTCGCCCAGCACGCGCCGGCCAACCCCAAGGCGCTCGCGGAGTTCGAGCGCAGGGTGGCGTCGTTGCGGGACGGAAATCCGGCGGTGCGCTGGTACCCGTTCTGA
- a CDS encoding glycosyl hydrolase family 95 catalytic domain-containing protein has protein sequence MPAHPEPGSAVSRRSVLKYGSAIGSLLALSQVPAFTAQAAPRPGGRPAAPHLVPEADALALRYGSPAAEDQLMREGLPIGNGRLGAVVSGHPSREVLSVSDITLWTGGANDALESDGQFPYDTAHFGSYGVLVKAYLEVPGHDPSAVSDYRRRLDLSNGLTTVEYELGGTRYRREIYCSHPDDVIVVRLTRVGGGTWSGRLTLTGTRGEPITVDPATASAGFTAELDNGLAHAAVARAAAHHGGTVGASGSSVTFEGCDEVLLVLSGGTSYSPDADGFIDRDADPHATAAARTAAAAKTGATRLLAAHVADHRALFDTMSVDLGASTAAQRALDTDKRLLARQASGGRPDPELEASYVQFGRYLTVCGSRSSLPLNLQGLWIDRNDPAWMADYHTDINLQMNYWPTDRTGLPDCFDALADYCIAQVPHWEKRTRELFNDPRNGFRNTSGEIAGWTTAISTNTMGGPGWWWHPAGNAWLCNSLFEHYEFTLDRRYLAKILPLLEGACAFWEKRLVTATVKDPRTGADIEVLVDDHDWSPEHGPTDARGITYAQELVWQLFENFRSATAALGASKAHARRVAALQDRLYLPRVSPTTGWLEEWMGGANLGETQHRHLSHLVGLFPGDRVSRDRSPHDVLVGVDKGLTARGMDTYGWGCAWRALCWARMKDAEKAYQLVGTVLRPSVNHSNGTAPNFFDMYQLGGNSSVFQIDANFGTTAAVIEMLLYSRPGLVELLPALPVAWGASGKVTGIGVRGGFTADLEWKDGVATKLRLTSTGGRTTRVRAGSWTKDVSLKPGASITLAPSYASRRYVLVNRADSGTAIEVSGTAESAPLVLAARTGGASQQWKFAEALDGGDRLTNVHSGLTADVSGGQATENAPIVQYRATGADNQHWRAESTDGGHVRLVCVRTGKSLGPAGGSTATGTAVVQQTYTGAASQQWRLVAV, from the coding sequence ATGCCCGCACACCCTGAGCCCGGCTCCGCCGTCTCTCGCCGCTCCGTTCTCAAATACGGCTCAGCCATCGGATCTCTCCTGGCTCTGAGTCAAGTCCCCGCCTTCACGGCACAGGCAGCGCCGAGACCCGGCGGGCGCCCGGCCGCGCCACACCTCGTCCCCGAGGCCGACGCGCTCGCACTGCGCTACGGGTCCCCGGCCGCCGAGGACCAGCTCATGCGGGAGGGGCTGCCGATCGGCAACGGCCGCCTCGGGGCCGTCGTCTCCGGACACCCGTCCCGCGAGGTCCTGTCCGTCTCGGACATCACCCTGTGGACGGGCGGGGCGAACGACGCGCTGGAGTCGGACGGCCAGTTCCCCTACGACACGGCCCACTTCGGCTCGTACGGCGTCCTCGTCAAGGCGTATCTGGAGGTGCCGGGGCACGACCCGTCCGCCGTGAGCGACTACCGGCGCCGCCTCGACCTCAGCAACGGCCTGACGACGGTGGAGTACGAGCTCGGTGGCACCCGCTACCGGCGGGAGATCTACTGCAGTCACCCCGACGACGTGATCGTCGTCCGGCTCACACGCGTAGGGGGCGGCACCTGGAGCGGACGCCTCACGCTGACCGGGACACGCGGCGAGCCGATCACCGTGGACCCCGCCACCGCCTCGGCCGGCTTCACCGCGGAACTCGACAACGGCCTCGCCCACGCCGCTGTCGCGCGGGCCGCGGCGCACCACGGCGGCACGGTCGGCGCGAGCGGCTCCTCGGTCACCTTCGAGGGCTGCGACGAGGTGCTCCTCGTCCTGAGCGGCGGCACCTCCTACTCCCCCGACGCCGACGGGTTCATCGACCGCGACGCCGACCCGCACGCCACCGCCGCCGCGCGGACCGCCGCCGCGGCGAAGACCGGCGCGACCCGTCTCCTCGCCGCCCACGTCGCCGACCACCGCGCCCTGTTCGACACGATGAGCGTCGACCTGGGCGCGTCCACCGCCGCGCAGCGGGCCCTGGACACCGACAAGCGACTCCTCGCCCGGCAGGCCTCCGGTGGCCGCCCCGACCCCGAACTCGAGGCGTCGTACGTCCAGTTCGGCCGCTACCTCACCGTGTGCGGCTCGCGCTCCTCGCTGCCGCTCAACCTCCAGGGCCTGTGGATCGACCGGAACGACCCGGCGTGGATGGCGGACTACCACACCGACATCAACCTCCAGATGAACTACTGGCCCACCGACAGGACCGGTCTGCCCGACTGCTTCGACGCGCTCGCCGACTACTGCATCGCCCAGGTCCCGCACTGGGAGAAGCGCACCCGCGAGCTGTTCAACGACCCGCGCAACGGCTTCCGCAACACGAGCGGCGAGATCGCCGGGTGGACCACGGCGATCTCCACCAACACCATGGGCGGCCCCGGCTGGTGGTGGCACCCGGCGGGCAACGCCTGGCTGTGCAACTCCCTCTTCGAGCACTACGAGTTCACCCTCGACCGGCGCTACCTGGCGAAGATCCTGCCGCTCCTGGAGGGGGCCTGCGCGTTCTGGGAGAAGCGGCTCGTCACGGCGACGGTGAAGGACCCGAGGACCGGGGCCGACATCGAGGTGCTCGTCGACGACCACGACTGGTCGCCGGAGCACGGCCCGACCGACGCGCGCGGCATCACGTACGCCCAGGAGCTGGTCTGGCAGCTCTTCGAGAACTTCCGCAGCGCCACGGCTGCCCTCGGCGCCTCCAAGGCGCATGCCCGCCGCGTCGCCGCCCTCCAGGACCGGCTGTACCTGCCGCGCGTCAGCCCCACCACCGGGTGGCTGGAGGAGTGGATGGGCGGCGCGAACCTCGGTGAGACGCAGCACCGGCACCTCTCCCACCTCGTCGGGCTGTTCCCCGGCGACCGCGTCAGCCGGGACCGCAGCCCGCACGACGTCCTCGTCGGCGTCGACAAGGGCCTCACGGCCCGCGGCATGGACACCTACGGCTGGGGCTGCGCGTGGCGCGCCCTGTGCTGGGCGCGGATGAAGGACGCGGAGAAGGCGTACCAGCTCGTCGGCACGGTGCTGCGGCCCTCCGTGAACCACAGCAACGGCACCGCGCCCAACTTCTTCGACATGTACCAACTGGGTGGCAACAGCTCGGTGTTCCAGATCGACGCCAACTTCGGCACGACGGCCGCCGTGATCGAGATGCTCCTCTACTCCCGCCCCGGCCTCGTCGAACTCCTGCCCGCCCTGCCGGTCGCGTGGGGCGCGTCGGGCAAGGTCACCGGCATCGGCGTGCGCGGCGGGTTCACGGCCGACCTGGAGTGGAAGGACGGCGTGGCGACGAAGCTCCGGCTCACCTCGACCGGCGGCCGCACCACCCGCGTACGGGCCGGCTCCTGGACGAAGGACGTCAGCCTGAAGCCGGGCGCGAGCATCACCCTGGCCCCCTCGTACGCGTCGCGGCGCTACGTACTCGTCAACCGGGCCGACAGCGGCACGGCGATCGAGGTGTCGGGGACCGCCGAGTCCGCCCCGCTGGTCCTCGCCGCGCGCACGGGCGGCGCGTCGCAGCAGTGGAAGTTCGCAGAGGCCCTGGACGGCGGCGACCGACTGACCAACGTGCACTCCGGCCTGACGGCGGACGTCAGCGGTGGCCAGGCCACGGAGAACGCGCCGATCGTCCAGTACCGGGCCACCGGAGCGGACAACCAGCACTGGCGCGCGGAGTCCACGGACGGTGGCCACGTCCGCCTGGTGTGCGTCCGCACGGGCAAGTCCCTCGGCCCGGCCGGCGGCTCCACGGCGACGGGCACCGCGGTCGTCCAGCAGACGTACACGGGCGCGGCGTCGCAGCAGTGGAGGCTGGTGGCCGTGTAG
- a CDS encoding 3'-5' exonuclease, whose translation MGWHQELLVGFDLETTGTDPREARIVTGAVIEVKDTRPLGHRQWLADPGVEIPADAVAVHGISNERAASEGEPADRVADSIAQTLVGYWRTGVPVVAYNAAFDLTLLSAELRRHGLPSLRERLGGTDPAPVIDPYTIDRSVDRYRKGKRNLEAVCAEYGVTLESAHDASADALAAARLASAIAGRHPKVASLGPARLHESQIEWYAQWAADFQSFLRRKGDAQAVVEATWPMRELTGPGV comes from the coding sequence ATGGGATGGCACCAGGAACTGCTGGTCGGCTTCGACCTGGAGACCACGGGGACGGATCCGCGCGAGGCGCGCATCGTCACGGGCGCGGTGATAGAGGTCAAGGACACGAGGCCGCTGGGTCACCGGCAGTGGCTCGCGGACCCGGGGGTCGAGATCCCGGCCGACGCGGTCGCCGTGCACGGGATCAGCAACGAGAGAGCGGCGTCCGAGGGTGAGCCGGCCGACCGGGTCGCGGACTCGATAGCGCAGACGCTCGTCGGGTACTGGCGCACGGGCGTGCCCGTCGTCGCGTACAACGCCGCGTTCGACCTGACCCTGCTCTCCGCCGAGCTGCGCCGCCACGGCCTGCCGTCGCTGCGGGAGCGGCTGGGCGGCACGGACCCGGCGCCCGTCATCGACCCGTACACGATCGACCGCTCGGTGGACCGCTACCGCAAGGGCAAGCGGAACCTCGAGGCGGTGTGCGCGGAGTACGGCGTGACGCTCGAATCCGCGCACGACGCCTCCGCCGACGCCCTCGCCGCCGCACGCCTGGCCTCCGCGATAGCCGGCCGCCACCCGAAGGTCGCCTCCCTCGGACCGGCCCGGCTCCACGAATCCCAGATCGAGTGGTACGCGCAGTGGGCGGCGGACTTCCAGTCCTTCCTGCGCCGCAAGGGCGACGCACAGGCGGTGGTGGAGGCGACGTGGCCGATGCGGGAGCTGACGGGGCCCGGGGTCTGA
- a CDS encoding SAV2148 family HEPN domain-containing protein, producing the protein MSSGGLELPPGDAGHEGSSADVPPGAVSLARPMDMGSQIGPESEFAWGADAWSEVRTRAQRAGRAYIWLNLVEQRLRAVVAAVLRPIYEPVHGDDWVVAAAGPAGQEWVQRAVAVREVSRRKGYLLDPADDNVLSFLTLPQLRELMVQHWPCFEPYFDDRRDVELALDELEVTRNVVSRNRALSEAVLAQAERASGRLLEMLGAGSDVPSARRLPVDAVEELVGDRYGDVVGVHPDRVRLLRQFPAEDIFGGARRLDAIGIGLNMLVQNFSGRRLVRLAESGCRVRLLFLNPASSAVKRRERELGLKRGELSRAVEMNILHMRRVRARLRDPGAFEIQVYDETPRFTAYLVDGDGSDGVGVVQSYLRRARGMEAPVLVLRGPGRVVKAHARDGEEAGLFPTYREEFELAWADARPVS; encoded by the coding sequence GTGAGCTCGGGTGGGCTGGAGCTGCCCCCTGGTGACGCGGGTCACGAGGGGAGCTCCGCTGACGTCCCGCCCGGAGCGGTGTCCTTGGCGCGGCCCATGGACATGGGATCCCAGATCGGACCGGAGTCGGAGTTCGCCTGGGGCGCCGACGCCTGGAGCGAGGTCCGTACGCGCGCGCAGCGGGCCGGCCGCGCCTACATCTGGCTGAACCTGGTCGAACAGCGGCTGCGGGCCGTGGTGGCCGCCGTGCTGCGGCCCATCTACGAACCCGTCCACGGGGACGACTGGGTCGTGGCGGCCGCCGGGCCCGCCGGGCAGGAGTGGGTCCAGCGAGCCGTCGCCGTGCGCGAGGTGAGCCGCCGCAAGGGCTATCTGCTCGACCCGGCCGACGACAACGTCCTCAGCTTCCTCACCCTGCCGCAACTGCGCGAGCTGATGGTCCAGCACTGGCCCTGCTTCGAGCCGTACTTCGACGACCGCCGCGACGTCGAGCTCGCCCTCGACGAGCTGGAGGTGACGCGGAACGTCGTCTCGCGCAACCGAGCCCTGTCCGAGGCCGTCCTCGCCCAGGCCGAGCGCGCCTCCGGGCGGCTCCTGGAGATGCTCGGCGCTGGCTCGGACGTACCGTCCGCCCGGAGGCTCCCGGTGGACGCCGTCGAGGAGCTCGTCGGCGACCGGTACGGCGACGTCGTGGGCGTGCACCCGGACCGGGTGCGTCTCCTGCGCCAGTTCCCGGCCGAGGACATCTTCGGCGGCGCGCGCCGCCTCGACGCCATCGGCATAGGCCTGAACATGCTGGTGCAGAACTTCTCGGGCCGCCGCCTCGTCCGGCTCGCCGAGTCCGGCTGCCGGGTGCGGCTGCTCTTCCTCAACCCCGCCTCCAGCGCCGTCAAGCGCAGGGAGCGCGAGCTGGGTCTCAAGCGGGGCGAGCTGAGCCGCGCCGTCGAGATGAACATCCTGCACATGCGCCGGGTGCGGGCCCGGCTGCGCGACCCGGGCGCCTTCGAGATCCAGGTCTACGACGAGACGCCACGGTTCACCGCCTATCTCGTCGACGGCGACGGGTCGGACGGCGTCGGGGTCGTCCAGTCGTATCTGCGCCGGGCCAGGGGCATGGAGGCGCCGGTCCTCGTGCTGCGCGGGCCCGGGCGCGTGGTGAAGGCCCACGCCCGGGACGGGGAGGAAGCCGGACTTTTCCCGACGTATCGCGAAGAATTCGAGCTGGCGTGGGCGGACGCCCGGCCCGTGTCCTGA